From the genome of Acropora palmata chromosome 4, jaAcrPala1.3, whole genome shotgun sequence, one region includes:
- the LOC141879975 gene encoding uncharacterized protein LOC141879975 produces the protein MKHLLYFFVLVQRLVRAGSQHCPSFRSQSSIYGWMLQRHIYKTMPSDLGLRCLVRCQTDDRCQSFNFVLSRHMCEFSDRTKEASPKDFIPDPDRFYLTRMKDRVPLGSTPLLAAISCKEIKASEGEAVSGKYWLSGLKANVMVFAFCDMKTGAFGRSCKDIKTTHPSSGDDLYWLDPDGGNQANAFLAYCDMTSYNGGWTMCYTTDKYAKPKSEVTYNPVFPYGVDGYRTNCNNIPFTEIMFTDHQTGSKVYFKRKSNLPVKAAANYEKTGSAFGLWDAVGASRSYSYQLLICGNAFYSGFMVSGFTGNCYKQCGRWCGDTRSPYFRTAGTNSGYKGVAFNANGHRPVKARLMSVGLR, from the exons ATGAAACATCTTCTATACTTCTTTGTCTTGGTACAACGGCTTGTTAGAGCTGGATCTCAGCACTGTCCTAGTTTCAGGTCACAATCGTCAATATATGGATGGATGTTACAGCGACATATTTACAAGACAATGCCGTCCGATCTCGGTCTCAGGTGCCTGGTGAGATGTCAAACGGATGATCGATGTCAAAGctttaattttgtcttgtctCGTCACATGTGTGAGTTCAGCGATCGAACAAAAGAAGCAAGTCCTAAAGACTTCATCCCTGACCCAGACAGATTTTACTTAACACGAATGAAAGACAGAG TTCCTCTCGGCTCCACCCCGCTACTGGCAGCCATATCATGTAAAGAAATAAAGGCGAGTGAAGGAGAAGCGGTCAGCGGAAAATACTGGTTGTCAGGCCTAAAAGCTAACGTGATGGTTTTTGCGTTTTGTGACATGAAGACAGGAG CTTTTGGTCGCAGCTGCAAAGACATCAAGACAACTCACCCGTCCTCTGGGGATGATTTGTACTGGTTGGACCCAGACGGAGGAAACCAAGCCAATGCTTTCCTTGCCTATTGtgatatgacgtcatacaatGGCGGATGGACCATGTGCTACACCACTGATAAATACGCGAAACCCAAAAGTGAAGTGACGTACAACCCTGTTTTCCCTTATGGAGTGGACGGGTACAGAACAAATTGCAACAATATTCCT TTCACAGAAATCATGTTCACTGACCATCAGACTGGAAGCAAAGTTTATTTCAAGCGAAAGTCAAACCTTCCAGTAAAAGCCGCAGCCAATTATGAAAAGACTGGAAGCGCTTTCGGATTGTGGGATGCCGTGGGAGCCTCCCGTTCATACTCCTATCAGTTGTTGATCTGTGGTAATGCGTTCTATTCTGGCTTCATGGTGTCTGGTTTCACTGGCAATTGTTACAAGCAATGCGGCAGATGGTGTGGCGATACAAGGTCTCCGTATTTCCGCACCGCTGGAACCAATAGTGGGTACAAAGGCGTAGCCTTCAACGCCAACGGTCACCGACCAGTGAAAGCCAGGCTGATGAGCGTTGGATTACGCTAA